Proteins encoded in a region of the Phoenix dactylifera cultivar Barhee BC4 chromosome 3, palm_55x_up_171113_PBpolish2nd_filt_p, whole genome shotgun sequence genome:
- the LOC103700981 gene encoding RNA polymerase II-associated protein 3-like isoform X1 — protein MAGVSGKPDRDRSLEFQGFLNDLEGWDYLLKDKGGKMKGQSHESNKPGSLRNAGKVNEDKGPLKKVPAVEVKSKTNVVSEGSSRKIDERYNYLKYSDAMSRMRSSFYSEEKLPDAASEKELGNEYFKQKKFPEAIECYSRSIALSPTSVAYANRAMAYLKLKRFEEAENDCTEALNLDDRYVKAYSRRATARKELGKLKASMEDSEFAMRLEPNNQELKKQYTETKALYEKEIAKKISGPLKKSFQGIEGVSNSEMGTKNARGDHLVSRNSQNAAATAHGAQSKKDQDVGRKHVLKASMQDLASRAASRVMATAGKSIAAPKTAYEFEVSWRALSDDCALQTQLLKSIPPPALPQIFKNALSVPILIDIIKCTTTFFKEDTELAVNILDNLAKVPRFDMMVMCLSSADRSELQQIWEEVFSSKDIAANYIETLSRLRSRYCNGK, from the exons ATGGCGGGGGTTTCTGGAAAGCCCGACCGGGATCGCTCTCTG GAGTTTCAAGGATTCCTGAATGACCTAGAAGGGTGGGATTACTTGCTTAAGGATAAAGGTGGGAAAATGAAGGGTCAATCCCATGAAAGCAACAAACCG GGATCCTTGAGGAATGCTGGAAAGGTCAATGAAGATAAGGGACCTTTGAAAAAGGTTCCTGCAGTTGAAGTTAAAAGTAAAACTAATGTTGTTTCAGAAGGTTCTTCTAGAAAAATTGATGAACGATACAACTATTTGAAATATTCAGATGCAATGAGCCGTATGCGTAGCAGCTTCTACAGCGAGGAAAAATTGCCTGATGCGGCTTCAGAAAAAGAGCTT GGCAATGAGtattttaagcaaaaaaagtTCCCTGAAGCAATTGAGTGTTACTCAAGAAGCATTGCTTTATCCCCCACATCAGTTGCTTATGCAAATAGAGCTATGGCATATCTCAAACTGAAAAG ATTTGAAGAGGCTGAGAACGACTGCACTGAGGCCTTAAATTTAGATGATCGCTATGTTAAAGCATACTCACGTCGAGCTACAGCCAGGAAGGAACTTGGAAAACTTAAAGCATCCATGGAAG ATTCTGAGTTTGCTATGAGACTAGAGCCTAATAATCAAGAGCTCAAGAAGCAGTATACTGAGACAAAGGCATTGTATGAGAAG GAAATTGCTAAGAAAATTTCTGGACCCctaaaaaaatcttttcaaGGAATTGAAGGAGTGAGTAATTCAGAGATGGGAACAAAAAATGCTCGTGGTGATCATTTAGTCTCGAGAAATTCTCAAAATGCAGCAGCGACTGCGCATGGAGCGCAAAGTAAG AAAGATCAAGATGTTGGCCGCAAACATGTGCTGAAAGCATCAATGCAGGATCTTGCATCTCGCGCTGCTTCTCGAGTGATGGCCACTGCTGGTAAAAGTATTGCAGCACCAAAGACTGCTTATGAGTTTGAGGTTTCGTGGAGGGCACTTTCTGATGATTGTGCTCTGCAAACTCAGTTGCTGAAG TCAATCCCACCACCGGCTCTACCACagatatttaaaaatgcactatCTGTTCCAATTCTGATTGATATCATCAAGTGCACCACCACATTTTTCAA GGAAGACACTGAATTGGCTGTTAACATTTTAGATAATTTGGCCAAAGTTCCTCGATTTGACATGATGGTCATGTGCCTTTCATCTGCGGATCGTTCTG AACTCCAGCAGATATGGGAGGAAGTATTCTCTAGCAAGGACATTGCAGCGAATTACATCGAAACACTCAGTCGACTTCGTTCGAGATACTGCAATGGAAAATGA
- the LOC103700981 gene encoding RNA polymerase II-associated protein 3-like isoform X3: MAGVSGKPDRDRSLEFQGFLNDLEGWDYLLKDKGGKMKGQSHESNKPGSLRNAGKVNEDKGPLKKVPAVEVKSKTNVVSEGSSRKIDERYNYLKYSDAMSRMRSSFYSEEKLPDAASEKELGNEYFKQKKFPEAIECYSRSIALSPTSVAYANRAMAYLKLKRFEEAENDCTEALNLDDRYVKAYSRRATARKELGKLKASMEDSEFAMRLEPNNQELKKQYTETKALYEKKDQDVGRKHVLKASMQDLASRAASRVMATAGKSIAAPKTAYEFEVSWRALSDDCALQTQLLKSIPPPALPQIFKNALSVPILIDIIKCTTTFFKEDTELAVNILDNLAKVPRFDMMVMCLSSADRSELQQIWEEVFSSKDIAANYIETLSRLRSRYCNGK; encoded by the exons ATGGCGGGGGTTTCTGGAAAGCCCGACCGGGATCGCTCTCTG GAGTTTCAAGGATTCCTGAATGACCTAGAAGGGTGGGATTACTTGCTTAAGGATAAAGGTGGGAAAATGAAGGGTCAATCCCATGAAAGCAACAAACCG GGATCCTTGAGGAATGCTGGAAAGGTCAATGAAGATAAGGGACCTTTGAAAAAGGTTCCTGCAGTTGAAGTTAAAAGTAAAACTAATGTTGTTTCAGAAGGTTCTTCTAGAAAAATTGATGAACGATACAACTATTTGAAATATTCAGATGCAATGAGCCGTATGCGTAGCAGCTTCTACAGCGAGGAAAAATTGCCTGATGCGGCTTCAGAAAAAGAGCTT GGCAATGAGtattttaagcaaaaaaagtTCCCTGAAGCAATTGAGTGTTACTCAAGAAGCATTGCTTTATCCCCCACATCAGTTGCTTATGCAAATAGAGCTATGGCATATCTCAAACTGAAAAG ATTTGAAGAGGCTGAGAACGACTGCACTGAGGCCTTAAATTTAGATGATCGCTATGTTAAAGCATACTCACGTCGAGCTACAGCCAGGAAGGAACTTGGAAAACTTAAAGCATCCATGGAAG ATTCTGAGTTTGCTATGAGACTAGAGCCTAATAATCAAGAGCTCAAGAAGCAGTATACTGAGACAAAGGCATTGTATGAGAAG AAAGATCAAGATGTTGGCCGCAAACATGTGCTGAAAGCATCAATGCAGGATCTTGCATCTCGCGCTGCTTCTCGAGTGATGGCCACTGCTGGTAAAAGTATTGCAGCACCAAAGACTGCTTATGAGTTTGAGGTTTCGTGGAGGGCACTTTCTGATGATTGTGCTCTGCAAACTCAGTTGCTGAAG TCAATCCCACCACCGGCTCTACCACagatatttaaaaatgcactatCTGTTCCAATTCTGATTGATATCATCAAGTGCACCACCACATTTTTCAA GGAAGACACTGAATTGGCTGTTAACATTTTAGATAATTTGGCCAAAGTTCCTCGATTTGACATGATGGTCATGTGCCTTTCATCTGCGGATCGTTCTG AACTCCAGCAGATATGGGAGGAAGTATTCTCTAGCAAGGACATTGCAGCGAATTACATCGAAACACTCAGTCGACTTCGTTCGAGATACTGCAATGGAAAATGA
- the LOC103700981 gene encoding RNA polymerase II-associated protein 3-like isoform X2 yields MAGVSGKPDRDRSLEFQGFLNDLEGWDYLLKDKGGKMKGQSHESNKPGSLRNAGKVNEDKGPLKKVPAVEVKNAMSRMRSSFYSEEKLPDAASEKELGNEYFKQKKFPEAIECYSRSIALSPTSVAYANRAMAYLKLKRFEEAENDCTEALNLDDRYVKAYSRRATARKELGKLKASMEDSEFAMRLEPNNQELKKQYTETKALYEKEIAKKISGPLKKSFQGIEGVSNSEMGTKNARGDHLVSRNSQNAAATAHGAQSKKDQDVGRKHVLKASMQDLASRAASRVMATAGKSIAAPKTAYEFEVSWRALSDDCALQTQLLKSIPPPALPQIFKNALSVPILIDIIKCTTTFFKEDTELAVNILDNLAKVPRFDMMVMCLSSADRSELQQIWEEVFSSKDIAANYIETLSRLRSRYCNGK; encoded by the exons ATGGCGGGGGTTTCTGGAAAGCCCGACCGGGATCGCTCTCTG GAGTTTCAAGGATTCCTGAATGACCTAGAAGGGTGGGATTACTTGCTTAAGGATAAAGGTGGGAAAATGAAGGGTCAATCCCATGAAAGCAACAAACCG GGATCCTTGAGGAATGCTGGAAAGGTCAATGAAGATAAGGGACCTTTGAAAAAGGTTCCTGCAGTTGAAGTTAAAA ATGCAATGAGCCGTATGCGTAGCAGCTTCTACAGCGAGGAAAAATTGCCTGATGCGGCTTCAGAAAAAGAGCTT GGCAATGAGtattttaagcaaaaaaagtTCCCTGAAGCAATTGAGTGTTACTCAAGAAGCATTGCTTTATCCCCCACATCAGTTGCTTATGCAAATAGAGCTATGGCATATCTCAAACTGAAAAG ATTTGAAGAGGCTGAGAACGACTGCACTGAGGCCTTAAATTTAGATGATCGCTATGTTAAAGCATACTCACGTCGAGCTACAGCCAGGAAGGAACTTGGAAAACTTAAAGCATCCATGGAAG ATTCTGAGTTTGCTATGAGACTAGAGCCTAATAATCAAGAGCTCAAGAAGCAGTATACTGAGACAAAGGCATTGTATGAGAAG GAAATTGCTAAGAAAATTTCTGGACCCctaaaaaaatcttttcaaGGAATTGAAGGAGTGAGTAATTCAGAGATGGGAACAAAAAATGCTCGTGGTGATCATTTAGTCTCGAGAAATTCTCAAAATGCAGCAGCGACTGCGCATGGAGCGCAAAGTAAG AAAGATCAAGATGTTGGCCGCAAACATGTGCTGAAAGCATCAATGCAGGATCTTGCATCTCGCGCTGCTTCTCGAGTGATGGCCACTGCTGGTAAAAGTATTGCAGCACCAAAGACTGCTTATGAGTTTGAGGTTTCGTGGAGGGCACTTTCTGATGATTGTGCTCTGCAAACTCAGTTGCTGAAG TCAATCCCACCACCGGCTCTACCACagatatttaaaaatgcactatCTGTTCCAATTCTGATTGATATCATCAAGTGCACCACCACATTTTTCAA GGAAGACACTGAATTGGCTGTTAACATTTTAGATAATTTGGCCAAAGTTCCTCGATTTGACATGATGGTCATGTGCCTTTCATCTGCGGATCGTTCTG AACTCCAGCAGATATGGGAGGAAGTATTCTCTAGCAAGGACATTGCAGCGAATTACATCGAAACACTCAGTCGACTTCGTTCGAGATACTGCAATGGAAAATGA
- the LOC103701134 gene encoding cysteine-rich receptor-like protein kinase 2 has translation MMVFTLFSWIQHHHHLLLLLLISGAFFAKADDSLPIIRTICGRNQSKNPEAFDVNFVNTMEMVFQNVTRAGFGTAVSGTSNIVHGLGQCFNYLSPTACQLCYAESRVKLPHCLPATTARIYLDGCFLRYADYNVSSDAVDEFDAFVCGNSSASNSTEFEDTAIRLVRSLASEAYSSKEYYKAGSSAGSSGVTVYGMAQCWRSLNVSGCRDCLKSAKDSVARCLPAADGKALNAGCYLRYSTEPFYLAKTVESGGSSSARRRLIVALGSIIAALAVIGIAILWMKLRPTDSNDDIDGSQEIIRSISSSNLSFKYEDLRKATDNFSQMNKLGQGGFGSVYKGVLPDGTEIAVKRLFSDARQWIDQFVNEVSLINRVQHKNLAKLLGCSVEGPESLLVYEYLCNTSLDHFLFDSFNKNALDWERRFDIIIGTAEGLAYLHTSCEVRIIHRDIKASNILLDESFKPKISDFGLARCFAGDQSHLSTGLAGTFGYMAPEYIVHGQLTEKADIYSYGILVLEIVTGRKNHSSIAESAEGHSLVSLIWQNFNSERLTELLDPNLQDQCSEEQAIKVFHVGLLCTQASPSLRPPMWKVVEMLRSNSKDLPLPTRPPFIGIKGASFKNEGSETSSLLTSSLRSPNSVNQMSVSAVQGR, from the exons ATGATGGTATTCACCTTGTTTTCATGGATccaacaccaccaccacctcctcctcctcctcctaatcTCTGGTGCTTTCTTCGCCAAAGCTGATGACTCCCTTCCCATAATTCGCACCATCTGCGGCCGAAACCAGTCGAAAAATCCCGAAGCCTTCGATGTCAACTTTGTGAACACCATGGAGATGGTATTCCAGAATGTTACCAGAGCTGGTTTTGGCACCGCAGTCTCGGGCACCTCCAACATCGTGCATGGCCTTGGCCAGTGCTTCAATTACCTTTCCCCCACTGCTTGTCAGCTCTGCTACGCAGAGAGTAGAGTCAAACTCCCTCACTGTCTCCCTGCCACCACTGCCCGTATCTATCTTGATGGTTGCTTCCTGAGGTATGCAGACTACAACGTATCTAGCGACGCGGTCGACGAGTTCGACGCATTTGTTTGTGGGAATTCATCGGCATCGAATTCCACAGAATTTGAGGACACAGCAATCAGGTTGGTGAGGAGTTTGGCATCAGAAGCATATAGCAGTAAGGAGTACTACAAGGCAGGGAGCTCAGCTGGGTCATCAGGTGTGACGGTCTATGGGATGGCACAGTGTTGGAGGTCTCTGAATGTGAGTGGATGCAGGGATTGTTTGAAGAGTGCAAAAGATAGTGTGGCTCGGTGCTTACCGGCTGCAGATGGGAAGGCCCTGAATGCAGGGTGTTACTTGAGGTACTCGACGGAGCCGTTCTACTTGGCGAAGACAGTGGAAAGTGGTGGCTCTTCTTCTG CCCGGCGTCGACTGATCGTTGCCCTCGGATCAATCATTGCTGCATTAGCAGTCATAGGAATAGCTATCCTCTGGATGAAATTAAGGCCCACTGATTCAAATGAtg ATATAGATGGTTCACAAGAAATTATAAGATCAATTTCATCATCCAATCTTAGTTTCAAATATGAAGATTTGAGAAAAGCAACCGACAACTTCAGTCAGATGAATAAGCTCGGCCAAGGGGGGTTTGGCTCAGTTTACAAG GGAGTTCTACCAGATGGCACGGAAATTGCTGTTAAAAGGCTGTTCTCCGATGCAAGACAATGGATCGATCAGTTCGTCAATGAAGTTAGTCTTATTAACCGAGTTCAGCACAAAAACCTCGCGAAGCTTCTGGGTTGCAGTGTTGAAGGACCCGAAAGCCTTCTGGTTTATGAGTATTTATGCAATACTAGTTTGGATCACTTCTTATTTG ACTCATTCAACAAGAACGCATTGGATTGGGAAAGAAGATTCGATATTATCATTGGAACGGCGGAGGGGCTGGCGTATCTCCATACTTCTTGCGAAGTCAGGATTATACACAGAGATATAAAAGCCAGCAACATATTGTTGGATGAAAGCTTTAAGCCCAAAATATCAGATTTTGGACTGGCGAGGTGTTTTGCAGGGGATCAGAGTCATCTCAGCACTGGCCTAGCTGGAACTTT TGGCTATATGGCTCCGGAATATATCGTCCATGGGCAGCTGACAGAGAAGGCCGACATTTACAGCTATGGTATACTAGTTCTTGAAATTGTTACAGGCCGAAAGAACCACAGTTCCATAGCAGAATCAGCAGAAGGCCATTCCCTCGTGTCCTTG ATATGGCAAAATTTCAATTCAGAGAGATTAACTGAGCTGCTGGATCCTAATCTTCAAGACCAGTGCTCCGAGGAGCAAGCTATAAAGGTGTTTCATGTGGGTCTTCTATGCACACAAGCTTCTCCTAGTCTCAGGCCACCAATGTGGAAGGTGGTGGAGATGTTGAGAAGTAACTCAAAGGACCTTCCTCTTCCCACACGACCTCCTTTCATTGGCATCAAGGGTGCAAGTTTTAAAAACGAGGGGTCCGAAACTTCCTCTCTCTTAACATCCTCATTGAGGTCCCCCAATTCAGTGAATCAGATGTCAGTGAGTGCTGTGCAAGGGAGATAA
- the LOC103700982 gene encoding protein starmaker-like: protein MEGFGVSGNAFARKRRSATARRPRPESQFILEGRDASPPSSTPSSDNARKLSPDDSGGHDVSFRRKEFNLNSSAPKIASINKIEGLAASKELKKDDKKFGDLEGFYRDSSSRGGLSGNTDHRRTGSEPKRCSKGALAPANWKGASKVKENLEIPSRSPDSYAGKSADGNNVHGSVGTPDGSADSKLKKVKLKVGGVTRTIHAKSNSVNEKNGSSTAKPSRSSDASRHRQKLILQDTSDDDYPPPENQNGLQGAPQKDFGGGSFSHGAKDNPRAKTGEESLSGKQTDTPHRIPFSESVRKSKRVPKRRVLDGEFDDGIEDDELRYLGRLKTCKSSSDYSGEQEDDGEGSVKKKKVSKVTKSRKSSYDADEDFGLSRSNKDSKRKSRESDDTDYAEEEEPGSDDGPDAKSKKCKKEPVDSSTDARSEPLTTRQRALQSGKGARESLIEFPNGLPPAPPRKQKEKLSEVELQARKAEAAQRRRMQVEKAARESEAEAIRKILGLDSNRKKKEEKIRKERDEMAQKRAAESLILAPNTVRWVMGPTGTVVTFADDVGLPSIFSSKQCSYPPPREKCAGPSCTNAYKYRDSKSNLPLCSLQCYKAVKELAQSVSTC, encoded by the exons ATGGAAGGATTTGGGGTTTCGGGAAATGCTTTTGCAAGGAAACGGAGGAGTGCAACGGCAAGGCGGCCTCGGCCAGAGTCACAATTCATATTGGAGGGTCGTGATGCCTCACCTCCCTCATCCACACCTTCTTCAGATAATGCTAGGAAGCTCTCTCCTGATGATAGTGGTGGCCATGATGTCTCTTTCCGGAGGAAAGAATTTAACCTGAACAGCTCTGCCCCAAAGATTGCATCAATTAATAAGATTGAAGGCTTGGCTGCCTCAAAAGAGTTAAAGAAAGATGATAAGAAATTTGGAGATCTTGAAGGGTTCTATAGAGATAGTAGTTCGAGAGGTGGGCTGTCCGGAAATACCGATCACAGGAGAACTGGGTCTGAGCCGAAGCGATGCAGCAAAGGTGCCCTTGCTCCAGCTAACTGGAAGGGTGCGAGCAAGGTTAAAGAGAACTTGGAAATTCCATCAAGGTCCCCTGATAGCTATGCTGGCAAGAGTGCTGATGGAAATAATGTGCATGGATCTGTTGGAACTCCTGACGGATCAGCTGACAGCAAACTGAAAAAAGTCAAGCTCAAGGTTGGTGGAGTCACCCGCACCATTCATGCAAAATCAAATTCGGTGAACGAGAAGAATGGTTCATCAACTGCAAAGCCTTCACGTTCTTCAGATGCTTCTCGGCATCGACAGAAGCTGATTCTTCAG GATACTTCAGACGACGACTATCCTCCACCTGAGAATCAAAATGGATTGCAAGGAGCTCCACAGAAGGATTTTGGTGGAGGCAGCTTTTCTCATGGGGCAAAGGATAATCCACGGGCCAAAACAGGAGAAGAAAGCCTGTCTGGAAAGCAAACAGATACACCACATCGTATACCCTTCTCCGAGTCTGTTCGTAAAAGTAAGAGGGTGCCCAAGCGACGGGTGTTAGATGGTGAGTTTGATGATGGTATTGAAGATGATGAGCTACGCTATCTCGGGAGACTCAAAACCTGTAAGTCCAGCTCAGATTACAGTGGTGAGCAGGAAGATGATGGAGAGGGCAGtgtcaagaaaaagaaggtttcTAAGGTAACTAAAAGTAGGAAAAGCTCATATGATGCAGACGAGGACTTTGGTTTGTCACGATCAAATAAGGATAGCAAAAGAAAGTCGAGGGAATCTGATGACACAGATTATGCTGAAGAGGAAGAACCTGGTTCCGATGATGGGCCAGATGCCAAGAGCAAGAAATGCAAGAAGGAACCTGTAGATTCATCAACAGATGCCAGATCTGAACCTCTTACGACTCGTCAGCGAGCCCTTCAATCAGGCAAAGGTGCTCGCGAGAGTTTGATTGAGTTTCCAAATGGGCTACCTCCTGCACCTCCAAGAA AACAAAAAGAGAAGCTCTCGGAAGTGGAGCTGCAGGCAAGGAAAGCTGAGGCTGCTCAGAGGCGTAGAATGCAAGTTGAGAAGGCAGCTAGGGAATCCGAG GCTGAGGCAATAAGGAAAATACTGGGCCTGGATTCCaacaggaagaaaaaagaagagaagattcGTAAGGAGCGTGATGAAATGGCACAG AAGAGGGCTGCTGAATCTTTAATATTAGCACCAAACACTGTCAGATGGGTTATGGGACCAACTGGCACGGTGGTTACATTTGCTGATGATGTAGGTCTCCCAAGTATATTCAGCTCCAAGCAATGCAG TTATCCACCCCCACGAGAGAAATGTGCTGGCCCATCATGTACAAATGCGTATAAATACCGAGATTCCAAATCAAATCTTCCACTGTGCAGTCTACAATGCTACAAAGCAGTGAAAGAACTTGCTCAGTCTGTATCAACATGTTGA